Proteins encoded together in one Vigna angularis cultivar LongXiaoDou No.4 chromosome 5, ASM1680809v1, whole genome shotgun sequence window:
- the LOC108338941 gene encoding uncharacterized protein LOC108338941: MAALKLLLSQARRHSLAKRAYFPHSPFTLTSYRSLCSSSDSNSNRPARPSQPIPIQPVSYPVKPKSPPPEPSPESSPPPAEPQSLRPPSDSQRAWTREDIRYVKDAPPIGVVSYGPRVAPLPDDKVADEGAEIERKKIEAENELRMRMAKAYEEERMKVPFPLLIKPKKNEKPPPLDLAEAIRQIKANAKAKFDETVEAHVRLGVDAKRTELAVRGTVILPHGAPKAVSVAVFAEGAEAEEAKAAGADIVGGKELIEEIASGKNKLKVDKCFSSPGMAPHLGKIAQYLRKRRLMPDKKLGTLTSDIAGQLKELRQGRVEFKMESKSILHVGLGKVSYKEDALRENISAFMNAVLLAKPAGLKKTSKYAGYVLSVHISSTMGPGFPVSIQSLSKAADNYKKTHVV, translated from the exons ATGGCGGCACTCAAGCTTCTCCTCTCCCAAGCTCGCCGCCATTCCCTCGCCAAACGCGCTTACTTCCCACACTCTCCTTTCACTCTCACCTCTTACCGATCCCTCTGCTCTTCCTCCGATTCAAACTCAAACCGTCCCGCCAGACCCTCCCAACCCATCCCCATCCAACCAGTTTCCTACCCTGTCAAGCCCAAATCCCCGCCGCCAGAACCCTCGCCGGAATCCTCACCACCGCCTGCCGAACCGCAATCCCTCCGACCGCCGTCGGACTCGCAGCGCGCGTGGACGCGCGAGGACATCCGATACGTGAAGGACGCGCCGCCGATTGGAGTAGTGTCGTACGGCCCGCGCGTGGCGCCTCTCCCCGATGACAAGGTGGCGGACGAAGGGGCGGAGATTGAAAGGAAGAAGATCGAGGCGGAGAATGAGCTGAGGATGAGAATGGCGAAGGCCTACGAAGAGGAGCGTATGAAGGTGCCGTTTCCGCTTCTGATTAAGCCCAAAAAGAACGAGAAGCCACCTCCGCTTGATTTGGCAGAAGCCATTCGCCAAATTAAG GCCAATGCCAAGGCAAAGTTTGATGAAACTGTTGAAGCACATGTAAGATTGGGTGTTGATGCAAAGCGAACAGAACTG GCAGTTCGTGGTACTGTGATTCTGCCTCATGGTGCTCCCAAG GCCGTCAGTGTGGCTGTTTTTGCAGAAGGGGCTGAGGCAGAGGAAGCTAAAGCTGCAGGAGCTGATATAGTTGGTGGTAAAGAGCTTATTGAGGAGATTGCTA GTGGTAAAAATAAGCTCAAAGTTGACAAATGCTTCTCGTCTCCTGGAATGGCACCTCATCTTGGAAAg ATAGCACAATACCTCAGAAAGCGCAGACTGATGCCAGATAAGAAG CTAGGTACTCTCACCAGTGATATTGCAGGGCAGTTGAAAGAGTTAAGACAGGGTCGTGTGGAGTTTAAAATGGAAAGTAAATCAATTTTGCATGTGGGACTTGGAAAG GTAAGCTACAAAGAAGACGCTCTACGGGAGAATATTAGTGCATTTATGAACGCTGTATTACTTGCGAAGCCTGCTGGCTTAAAGAAGA CTTCCAAATATGCTGGGTATGTGCTGTCTGTCCATATAAGCAGCACG ATGGGCCCAGGATTTCCTGTATCAATACAATCATTATCCAAAGCTGCAGATAACTACAAGAAAACGCATGTGGTATGA
- the LOC108323702 gene encoding sec1 family domain-containing protein MIP3 isoform X1, with amino-acid sequence MATVDVIKCCIDSIRQIAEHIQDATVYLDAGSTESFQFLGAYPILLALGARAICSLENMCALDVVVDWNSNSDPARKLVVITSSLLSDAHRYILRCLSTHQVVRHCIIFTSISETAHSAFPDSPLGPDAYPEYESLLVQDYEELVKKSRTKPGQGKLNTEDGGRSEFPSIGEDVLNLEASPSGRDFYENNSLDYVEESVVKLVVSVYHFPMILCPISPRVFVLPSEGLVAEAHLSSGHEDSISPGLPPLSTGFLSDADDVPPGATLTAHFLYHLAAKMDLKVEIFSLGDISKTVGKVLTGMSSLYDVGRRKRSAGLLLIDRTLDLLTPCCHGDSLVDRIFSSLPRRNRTISGKGSGSQLKLRSLYLQRAPLDVQIPLARILNEEDSKIDSYRLLESIEAFLCGWNSDSQLTGLINLRQKIHDKPNHTDAEILTGSFVSSENFLGMPLLEAILDRRTKDGALLVKKWLQETLHRENVAVNVKSRPGVATKPEIQAMIKALSRNQSSLLRNKGIIQLAAATLFALEESNYTLWDAFSSAEKILSVSSGETSQSLAIQIGDLINKSALLGSHVNKGKREISKGLLSLQDALLLMIIGYILAGENFPTSGADGPFSWQEEHLLKDAVVDALLENPSVANLKFLDGLREELETNVDSKLKSQGTAEESSELDIDDFDDDQWGKWGDEDGDDDNKIEQVYGDVQLKLELRDRVDNLFKFLHKLSDLKRKNIPLRDGSLTMEANFDEDRKGLLYKLLTRVLGKYDVPGLEYHSSTVGRLFKSGFGRFGLGQAKPSLADQNVILVFVIGGINGLEVCEAHEALAESGRPDIELLVGGTTLLTSNDMLDLLLGNSSYF; translated from the exons ATGGCTACAGTTGATGTTATCAAATGTTGCATCGATTCTATTAGACAG ATAGCTGAGCATATTCAAGATGCTACTGTTTATTTAGATGCTGGATCTACAGAAAGTTTCCAATTTTTGGGGGCCTATCCCATACTTCTTGCACTTGGAGCACGGGCTATTTGCAGTTTGGAAAACATGTGTGCACTTGATGTT GTGGTTGATTGGAACTCAAATTCTGATCCTGCGAGGAAACTTGTGGTTATCACATCAAGTCTACTAAGTGATGCTCACCGGTATATTTTACGTTGCCTGAGCACACATCAAGTTGTTCGTCATTGTATTATATTTACATCTATCTCAGAG ACAGCACACTCAGCATTTCCTGATTCACCTCTGGGACCAGATGCATATCCTGAATATGAATCCTTACTGGTTCAAGATTATGAAGAACTAGTTAAGAAATCCCGGACAAAACCGGGACAGGGAAAGCTTAACACTGAAGATGGAGGACGTTCAGAGTTTCCTTCCATTGGAGAGGATGTTCTTAATCTCGAAGCTAGTCCAAGTGGAAGAGATTTTTATGAGAACAATTCATTAGACTACGTTGAAGAATCAGTGGTGAAATTGGTTGTTTCTGTTTATCATTTTCCCATGATTTTATGTCCTATTTCACCACGAGTATTTGTTCTGCCTTCAGAAGGGTTGGTAGCTGAAGCACACTTATCATCTGGGCATGAAGATTCCATTAGTCCTGGTTTGCCTCCATTAAGTACTGGTTTTCTCTCTGATGCCGATGATGTGCCTCCAGGGGCTACTCTTACGGCACACTTTCTCTACCATTTGGCTGCCAAG ATGGACTTGAAAGTGGAAATTTTCTCCCTTGGTGATATATCAAAAACTGTGGGAAAAGTTTTGACAGGCATGTCTAGTCTTTATGACGTAGGCCGTCGTAAACGATCAGCAGGACTGTTACTCATTGATCGTACACTTGATCTTCTCACTCCTTGCTGCCATGGGGACTCACTTGTTGACCGCATATTTTCTTCTTTGCCCCGTAGAAATAGAACAATTTCTGGTAAAGGTTCTGGGAGCCAACTCAAACTTCGTTCTTTATACCTGCAACGTGCTCCTTTAGATGTTCAGATACCACTTGCAAGGATCCTCAACGAAGAAGATTCGAAAATAGACAGTTATCGTCTTTTAGAAAGCATTGAGGCTTTTTTGTGTGGGTGGAATTCTGATTCTCAGTTAACTGGCTTGATTAACCTTCGCCAGAAAATTCATGACAAGCCTAATCACACTGATGCAGAGATACTTACTGGGTCCTTTGTCTCTTCTGAAAATTTCCTTGGGATGCCACTTTTGGAAGCTATTTTAGATAGAAGAACGAAAGATGGAGCCTTACTGGTAAAGAAATGGCTACAAGAAACTCTGCACAGGGAAAATGTTGCCGTGAATGTGAAGTCTCGTCCTGGTGTTGCTACAAAACCGGAGATACAAGCTATGATCAAAGCTTTGTCCAGGAACCAATCATCTTTGCTAAGGAACAAGGGAATTATTCAATTAGCTGCAGCCACGTTATTTGCCCTTGAAGAATCCAATTATACCCTATGGGATGCATTTAGCAGCGCAGAGAAAATTCTGAGTGTAAGTTCTGGAGAAACAAGTCAAAGTCTTGCCATTCAAATTGGTGACCTTATCAACAAGAGTGCTCTGTTGGGATCACATGTAAATAAGGGGAAAAGGGAAATCTCAAAGGGGTTACTTTCTTTGCAAGATGCTTTGCTGTTGATGATCATTGGATATATATTGGCTGGTGAGAATTTTCCAACATCTGGTGCTGACGGGCCATTTTCTTGGCAAGAGGAGCATTTGTTAAAAGATGCTGTTGTAGATGCGCTTTTAGAAAATCCTTCAGTAGCAAATCTCAAATTTCTAGATGGACTACGAGAAGAGCTTGAAACTAATGTTGATAGTAAGTTAAAATCTCAGGGAACTGCTGAAGAATCTTCGGAACTAGATattgatgattttgatgatgatcaatgGGGCAAATGGGGTGACGAAGATGGTGACGATGACAATAAAATTGAACAAGTATATGGTGATGTGCAACTGAAGTTGGAGTTGCGTGATAGAGTGGACaatcttttcaaatttcttCACAAGTTATCTGATCTGAAAAGAAAGAATATACCATTGAGGGATGGATCATTGACCATGGAAGCTAATTTTGATGAGGATAGAAAAGGATTGCTTTATAAGCTACTAACAAGGGTGTTGGGAAAGTACGACGTGCCTGGGTTAGAATATCATTCTTCCACTGTGGGGCGCCTCTTTAAGAGTGGGTTTGGAAGATTTGGCCTTGGTCAG GCCAAACCAAGCCTTGCTGATCAAAATGTCATTTTGGTGTTCGTTATTGGCGGCATTAATGGGCTCGAG GTGTGTGAGGCTCATGAGGCATTGGCTGAAAGTGGAAGACCTGACATTGAGTTGCTAGTTGGTGGAACAACTCTTCTCACTTCTAATGACATGCTCGATTTACTGCTAGGGAATTCAAGTTACTTTTAA
- the LOC108323702 gene encoding sec1 family domain-containing protein MIP3 isoform X2 yields MPVVDWNSNSDPARKLVVITSSLLSDAHRYILRCLSTHQVVRHCIIFTSISETAHSAFPDSPLGPDAYPEYESLLVQDYEELVKKSRTKPGQGKLNTEDGGRSEFPSIGEDVLNLEASPSGRDFYENNSLDYVEESVVKLVVSVYHFPMILCPISPRVFVLPSEGLVAEAHLSSGHEDSISPGLPPLSTGFLSDADDVPPGATLTAHFLYHLAAKMDLKVEIFSLGDISKTVGKVLTGMSSLYDVGRRKRSAGLLLIDRTLDLLTPCCHGDSLVDRIFSSLPRRNRTISGKGSGSQLKLRSLYLQRAPLDVQIPLARILNEEDSKIDSYRLLESIEAFLCGWNSDSQLTGLINLRQKIHDKPNHTDAEILTGSFVSSENFLGMPLLEAILDRRTKDGALLVKKWLQETLHRENVAVNVKSRPGVATKPEIQAMIKALSRNQSSLLRNKGIIQLAAATLFALEESNYTLWDAFSSAEKILSVSSGETSQSLAIQIGDLINKSALLGSHVNKGKREISKGLLSLQDALLLMIIGYILAGENFPTSGADGPFSWQEEHLLKDAVVDALLENPSVANLKFLDGLREELETNVDSKLKSQGTAEESSELDIDDFDDDQWGKWGDEDGDDDNKIEQVYGDVQLKLELRDRVDNLFKFLHKLSDLKRKNIPLRDGSLTMEANFDEDRKGLLYKLLTRVLGKYDVPGLEYHSSTVGRLFKSGFGRFGLGQAKPSLADQNVILVFVIGGINGLEVCEAHEALAESGRPDIELLVGGTTLLTSNDMLDLLLGNSSYF; encoded by the exons ATGCCT GTGGTTGATTGGAACTCAAATTCTGATCCTGCGAGGAAACTTGTGGTTATCACATCAAGTCTACTAAGTGATGCTCACCGGTATATTTTACGTTGCCTGAGCACACATCAAGTTGTTCGTCATTGTATTATATTTACATCTATCTCAGAG ACAGCACACTCAGCATTTCCTGATTCACCTCTGGGACCAGATGCATATCCTGAATATGAATCCTTACTGGTTCAAGATTATGAAGAACTAGTTAAGAAATCCCGGACAAAACCGGGACAGGGAAAGCTTAACACTGAAGATGGAGGACGTTCAGAGTTTCCTTCCATTGGAGAGGATGTTCTTAATCTCGAAGCTAGTCCAAGTGGAAGAGATTTTTATGAGAACAATTCATTAGACTACGTTGAAGAATCAGTGGTGAAATTGGTTGTTTCTGTTTATCATTTTCCCATGATTTTATGTCCTATTTCACCACGAGTATTTGTTCTGCCTTCAGAAGGGTTGGTAGCTGAAGCACACTTATCATCTGGGCATGAAGATTCCATTAGTCCTGGTTTGCCTCCATTAAGTACTGGTTTTCTCTCTGATGCCGATGATGTGCCTCCAGGGGCTACTCTTACGGCACACTTTCTCTACCATTTGGCTGCCAAG ATGGACTTGAAAGTGGAAATTTTCTCCCTTGGTGATATATCAAAAACTGTGGGAAAAGTTTTGACAGGCATGTCTAGTCTTTATGACGTAGGCCGTCGTAAACGATCAGCAGGACTGTTACTCATTGATCGTACACTTGATCTTCTCACTCCTTGCTGCCATGGGGACTCACTTGTTGACCGCATATTTTCTTCTTTGCCCCGTAGAAATAGAACAATTTCTGGTAAAGGTTCTGGGAGCCAACTCAAACTTCGTTCTTTATACCTGCAACGTGCTCCTTTAGATGTTCAGATACCACTTGCAAGGATCCTCAACGAAGAAGATTCGAAAATAGACAGTTATCGTCTTTTAGAAAGCATTGAGGCTTTTTTGTGTGGGTGGAATTCTGATTCTCAGTTAACTGGCTTGATTAACCTTCGCCAGAAAATTCATGACAAGCCTAATCACACTGATGCAGAGATACTTACTGGGTCCTTTGTCTCTTCTGAAAATTTCCTTGGGATGCCACTTTTGGAAGCTATTTTAGATAGAAGAACGAAAGATGGAGCCTTACTGGTAAAGAAATGGCTACAAGAAACTCTGCACAGGGAAAATGTTGCCGTGAATGTGAAGTCTCGTCCTGGTGTTGCTACAAAACCGGAGATACAAGCTATGATCAAAGCTTTGTCCAGGAACCAATCATCTTTGCTAAGGAACAAGGGAATTATTCAATTAGCTGCAGCCACGTTATTTGCCCTTGAAGAATCCAATTATACCCTATGGGATGCATTTAGCAGCGCAGAGAAAATTCTGAGTGTAAGTTCTGGAGAAACAAGTCAAAGTCTTGCCATTCAAATTGGTGACCTTATCAACAAGAGTGCTCTGTTGGGATCACATGTAAATAAGGGGAAAAGGGAAATCTCAAAGGGGTTACTTTCTTTGCAAGATGCTTTGCTGTTGATGATCATTGGATATATATTGGCTGGTGAGAATTTTCCAACATCTGGTGCTGACGGGCCATTTTCTTGGCAAGAGGAGCATTTGTTAAAAGATGCTGTTGTAGATGCGCTTTTAGAAAATCCTTCAGTAGCAAATCTCAAATTTCTAGATGGACTACGAGAAGAGCTTGAAACTAATGTTGATAGTAAGTTAAAATCTCAGGGAACTGCTGAAGAATCTTCGGAACTAGATattgatgattttgatgatgatcaatgGGGCAAATGGGGTGACGAAGATGGTGACGATGACAATAAAATTGAACAAGTATATGGTGATGTGCAACTGAAGTTGGAGTTGCGTGATAGAGTGGACaatcttttcaaatttcttCACAAGTTATCTGATCTGAAAAGAAAGAATATACCATTGAGGGATGGATCATTGACCATGGAAGCTAATTTTGATGAGGATAGAAAAGGATTGCTTTATAAGCTACTAACAAGGGTGTTGGGAAAGTACGACGTGCCTGGGTTAGAATATCATTCTTCCACTGTGGGGCGCCTCTTTAAGAGTGGGTTTGGAAGATTTGGCCTTGGTCAG GCCAAACCAAGCCTTGCTGATCAAAATGTCATTTTGGTGTTCGTTATTGGCGGCATTAATGGGCTCGAG GTGTGTGAGGCTCATGAGGCATTGGCTGAAAGTGGAAGACCTGACATTGAGTTGCTAGTTGGTGGAACAACTCTTCTCACTTCTAATGACATGCTCGATTTACTGCTAGGGAATTCAAGTTACTTTTAA
- the LOC108339312 gene encoding uncharacterized protein LOC108339312 → MFFIYLHIKPAKGSSSSNTGMLPGVEQRFCVRHLYANFRKKFPGKNLKRLMWRAATATYPQTWEMEMRNIRGLNKDAYKHLIAIPPRYWSRSRFTSRAKCDTLVNNMSEGFNSVLLTTRSKPIITLLEEIRLYIMQRWAKNRSRISSFTGSISPKIQSRFRKESQLTKSWIPSWSGNKLFEVRHMSNSGDKFVVNIDDSSCTCRTWMITGIPCCHSLAAMKFLNIDGEQFIDPCYMKSTYEETYSSIIYPINGANMWNITPYPDVSPPHKRVLLGRPKRK, encoded by the exons ATGTTCTTCATTTACCTTCATATCAAACCAGCAAAAG GGTCTTCTTCCAGCAATACAGGAATGCTTCCTGGAGTTGAGCAAAGGTTTTGTGTGAGGCATTTGTATGCCAACTTCAGGAAGAAATTCCCTGGAAAAAACCTCAAACGTTTAATGTGGAGGGCAGCTACAGCCACATACCCACAAACCTGGGAGATGGAAATGAGAAACATCAGAGGACTGAACAAAGATGCTTATAAGCATTTAATTGCCATCCCTCCAag GTATTGGTCAAGATCAAGGTTCACTTCAAGAGCTAAATGTGACACCTTAGTTAACAATATGAGTGAGGGCTTCAATAGTGTCCTCCTAACTACCAGGAGTAAACCCATTATTACCTTGTTGGAGGAGATACGGCTGTACATCATGCAAAGATGGGCCAAGAACAGGTCAAGGATATCATCATTTACTGGATCCATTTCTCCCAAGATCCAATCCAGATTTAGAAAGGAATCCCAGTTAACTAAAAGTTGGATTCCTAG TTGGTCAGGCAACAAGCTATTTGAAGTTCGTCACATGTCCAACAGTGGAGATAAGTTCGTAGTGAACATAGATGACTCCTCATGCACATGCAGAACTTGGATGATCACTGGAATTCCCTGTTGTCATTCATTAGCTGCTATGAAGTTCCTCAACATTGATGGAGAACAATTTATTGACCCTTGCTACATGAAGTCCACATATGAGGAGACATATTCATCAATTATATATCCCATAAATGGAGCCAACATGTGGAACATAACTCCATATCCTGATGTGTCTCCTCCACACAAAAGAGTATTGCTTGGAAGaccaaaaagaaaatga